The Musa acuminata AAA Group cultivar baxijiao chromosome BXJ1-3, Cavendish_Baxijiao_AAA, whole genome shotgun sequence genome window below encodes:
- the LOC135631222 gene encoding guanosine deaminase-like: protein MEEAQVVESKGTISVASAFAGHHEAVQDRDHKFLSKAVEEAYHGVECGDGGPFGAVVVHNDEIVVSCHNMVLKNTDPTAHAEVAAIREACKKLGKIELSDCEIYASCEPCPMCFGAIHLSRLKRLVYGAKAEAAIAIGFDDFIADALRGTGFYQKAHLEIKRADGNGAIIAEQVFEKTKEKFQMY from the exons ATGGAAGAGGCGCAAG TGGTGGAGTCAAAAGGGACCATCTCTGTGGCTTCTGCCTTTGCTGGCCATCATGAAG CTGTTCAAGATAGAGATCATAAATTTTTGTCAAAAGCTGTGGAAGAAGCATACCATGGAGTTGAATGTGGTGATGGAGGCCCATTTGGTGCAGTTGTCGTTCATAATGATGAGATAGTTGTTAGTTGTCATAACATGGTGCTGAAGAACACTGATCCTACTGCTCATGCTGAGGTGGCTGCAATAAGGGAG GCTTGCAAAAAGCTGGGGAAAATTGAACTTTCTGATTGTGAGATATATGCCTCCTGTGAGCCTTGTCCAATGTGCTTTGGAGCGATTCATCTTTCCCGACTCAAG AGGCTGGTGTATGGAGCAAAGGCGGAGGCCGCCATAGCTATTGGATTTGATGACTTCATTGCCGATGCTCTAAGAGGTACTGGGTTCTATCAGAAGGCTCATCTGGAGATCAAAAGGGCCGACGGCAATGGAGCCATCATCGCTGAACAAGTATTCGAGAAGACCAAGGAAAAGTTTCAGATGTACTAG